The following DNA comes from Amycolatopsis albispora.
GCATCGACCGCGAGTACGCGCGGCCACTGGACGTCGAAGCGCTGGCCCGCGGGGTCAACATGTCGGCAGGTCACCTCAGCCGCCAGTTCCGCGCCGCCTACGGTGAGTCGCCGTATTCCTATTTGATGACCCGTCGCATCGAACGGGCGATGGCGCTGCTCCGGCGTGGTGACCTCAGCGTCACCGAGGTCTGCTTCGAAGTCGGCTGTTCCTCGCTCGGCACCTTCAGCAGCCGCTTCACCGAGCTGGTCGGGGTGCCGCCCAGCGTGTACCGGCGTGAGGCGCAACAGGCCACCGAGGGCATGCCGTCGTGCGTGTCGAAGCAGGTGACCAGACCGATCAGGAATCGAGAAGCGCCCGCCAGCAGCCTCACCTAGCGTGACGGCCATGGACATCAGCATTCACTCCAGCTTCCTCCCGCAGGACGATCCGGAGGCCGCGCTCGCCTTCTACCGCGACACGCTCGGCTTCGAGGTCCGCAACGACGTCGGTTACGAGGGCATGCGGTGGATCACCGTCGGCCCGGTCGGCCAGCCCGGCACCTCCATCGTGCTGCACCCGCCCGCCGCCGATCCCGGGATCACCGAGGAGGAACGCCGCACCATCACCGAGATGATGGCCAAG
Coding sequences within:
- a CDS encoding helix-turn-helix transcriptional regulator produces the protein MSSSRPAATQHLRDLARLRRVRDRIDREYARPLDVEALARGVNMSAGHLSRQFRAAYGESPYSYLMTRRIERAMALLRRGDLSVTEVCFEVGCSSLGTFSSRFTELVGVPPSVYRREAQQATEGMPSCVSKQVTRPIRNREAPASSLT
- a CDS encoding VOC family protein, yielding MDISIHSSFLPQDDPEAALAFYRDTLGFEVRNDVGYEGMRWITVGPVGQPGTSIVLHPPAADPGITEEERRTITEMMAKGTYGGINLATRDLDAVFTRLQAGDAEVVQEPTEQPYGVRDCAFRDPAGNMIRIQELR